The Nitrospira sp. KM1 genome includes a window with the following:
- a CDS encoding aminomethyltransferase family protein, whose amino-acid sequence MRASRLHDHHARSGATFEEVAGWTVPLHYGDPTGEHHAVRQSVGLADLSHRGKSRVTGEDRIKWLQSIISNDILPLQHGQGRYSSFLTHKGKMISYFRCYMETDVVILEDVGEIGDATYAALRKFLLYGTKAKIENCSETWGLLLVGGPHAASVIQTAFGAGVGDLMPVDFTSATIAGQSAMIIASEETGERDFEILIPSDGLVAAWERLMEAGSTFGIIPVGRQALEALRIEAGIPRTGADLNEDIVPPEANLESKAFSLNKGCYPGQEVVARMDTYGNVRRKLVGLVLKDATVPPKGSKLFSGDREIGWISSAVYSPQMNSVIALGFPLRDFSNAGSAVSVEIDGTRHDAAVYTLPFYQKT is encoded by the coding sequence ATGAGAGCGTCACGCCTCCACGATCATCATGCTCGATCCGGAGCGACCTTTGAGGAAGTCGCGGGCTGGACGGTCCCTTTGCACTATGGTGACCCTACGGGCGAACACCATGCCGTCCGCCAATCTGTGGGACTGGCCGATCTTTCTCACCGGGGCAAGTCTCGCGTCACCGGCGAGGACCGCATCAAATGGCTTCAGAGCATCATCAGTAATGATATCCTGCCGCTCCAACACGGCCAAGGACGATATTCGAGCTTCCTGACGCATAAGGGCAAGATGATTTCGTACTTCCGGTGCTATATGGAGACAGATGTCGTCATACTGGAAGATGTGGGCGAAATCGGCGATGCCACCTATGCCGCTCTCAGAAAATTTCTCTTATACGGCACGAAGGCCAAAATTGAAAATTGTTCCGAGACTTGGGGGCTTCTGCTCGTGGGCGGCCCGCACGCCGCAAGCGTCATACAGACGGCATTTGGAGCCGGAGTCGGCGATCTGATGCCGGTCGATTTCACCTCGGCAACGATCGCGGGACAATCGGCAATGATCATTGCTTCGGAAGAAACTGGCGAACGCGATTTTGAAATCCTGATTCCCTCCGATGGTCTCGTTGCGGCGTGGGAACGTCTCATGGAAGCGGGATCGACGTTTGGCATCATCCCAGTCGGCAGACAAGCCCTGGAGGCCCTGCGGATCGAAGCCGGGATTCCTAGAACCGGAGCAGACCTCAACGAAGATATCGTGCCTCCGGAGGCCAATCTGGAGAGCAAAGCTTTCAGCCTCAACAAGGGGTGCTATCCTGGGCAGGAAGTCGTGGCCCGAATGGATACCTACGGCAATGTGAGAAGAAAGCTGGTGGGCTTGGTACTGAAGGACGCCACTGTTCCCCCGAAGGGTTCAAAGCTCTTTAGCGGAGACCGGGAAATAGGCTGGATCAGCAGCGCCGTATACTCGCCTCAGATGAACTCCGTCATTGCGTTGGGCTTCCCCTTGCGGGACTTCAGTAATGCCGGCAGTGCGGTGTCGGTCGAAATCGACGGAACGCGCCACGACGCCGCAGTCTACACCTTGCCCTTCTACCAGAAGACATAG
- a CDS encoding sulfide-dependent adenosine diphosphate thiazole synthase, which yields MGKPKPAPLRERDITRQIAREYYKEFDQLIESDVIVVGAGPSGLICAHDLAEMGFRTVIVEQSLALGGGFWHGGYLMNKATICAPAHKILENLDVPCKKIKDCDGMYIVDPPHATGALIAAAYRGGARVLNLTRVVDLILRRDGALEGVVVNNTTAEMAGHDVIHVDPIALESKIVVDATGHDAAVVNLLHKRSLYTEVPGNGAMWVSRSEEDVMDHTGEVYPGCFVIGLAVAAVHGTPRMGPAFGSMLLSGRYGAELIKKKLKQE from the coding sequence ATGGGCAAACCTAAACCGGCGCCACTGCGGGAACGGGATATCACCCGACAGATCGCACGGGAATACTACAAAGAGTTCGACCAATTGATCGAAAGCGACGTCATCGTCGTCGGCGCCGGACCGTCAGGTTTGATCTGCGCGCATGATCTCGCGGAAATGGGATTCCGGACCGTCATCGTCGAACAGAGCTTGGCTCTCGGCGGGGGGTTCTGGCACGGCGGCTATCTGATGAATAAGGCCACTATTTGCGCGCCGGCCCATAAGATCCTTGAGAACTTGGACGTCCCCTGTAAAAAGATCAAAGATTGCGATGGCATGTATATCGTAGATCCTCCACATGCCACCGGAGCGCTGATCGCGGCGGCCTATCGGGGAGGCGCGCGCGTCCTGAACCTCACGAGAGTGGTGGACCTCATACTTCGTCGCGACGGCGCGCTCGAAGGCGTCGTGGTCAATAATACCACGGCGGAAATGGCCGGCCACGACGTGATTCACGTCGATCCTATTGCGCTGGAAAGCAAGATCGTCGTCGATGCGACCGGTCACGATGCCGCTGTCGTGAATCTCCTTCATAAGCGAAGTCTCTACACCGAGGTACCGGGAAACGGCGCCATGTGGGTCTCCCGCTCTGAAGAAGACGTCATGGACCATACCGGCGAAGTCTATCCTGGATGTTTTGTCATCGGATTGGCCGTCGCCGCCGTACACGGAACGCCTCGCATGGGTCCCGCATTCGGATCCATGCTGTTGTCCGGACGCTATGGCGCGGAACTGATCAAGAAGAAACTGAAGCAGGAGTAA
- a CDS encoding tetratricopeptide repeat protein — MDVQDFLIQGEGRDEDKREAWQLFQRAYERQMKGELEEAVSLYKQSLNLHPTAEAHTFLGWTYSFMGRLNDAIDECHRAIERDPEFGNPYNDIGAYLIEKGEFDDAIPWFQKAMLAKRYESPAFPHLNLGRVYEKKGDWTEAIASYKQALALNPDYVLAKKSLGRLISSLN, encoded by the coding sequence ATGGATGTACAGGATTTTCTGATACAAGGCGAGGGGCGCGATGAGGACAAGCGGGAAGCCTGGCAGTTATTCCAACGGGCATACGAGCGGCAAATGAAAGGGGAGTTGGAGGAAGCGGTTTCACTCTACAAACAATCGTTGAATTTGCATCCTACCGCCGAAGCCCACACCTTTCTCGGCTGGACATACAGCTTTATGGGACGCCTCAATGACGCTATCGATGAGTGTCATCGCGCTATCGAGCGTGACCCAGAGTTCGGCAACCCCTATAACGACATTGGCGCTTATTTGATCGAAAAAGGCGAATTCGACGATGCCATTCCCTGGTTTCAAAAGGCGATGCTGGCCAAACGATACGAAAGTCCCGCCTTTCCTCATTTGAACCTTGGAAGAGTCTACGAGAAAAAGGGGGATTGGACGGAGGCCATCGCCTCGTACAAGCAGGCACTGGCGCTCAATCCGGACTACGTCCTGGCCAAGAAATCTCTGGGTCGGCTGATCAGTTCATTGAACTAA
- a CDS encoding two-component system response regulator, with protein sequence MSDPTSGKTILVAVTDIFFYTKVRDALLPRGYRLERARTQSDVAGQASASNPAAIILNMNDQVLNAFEALETLKSNPRLQAIPILAFANHEEVDTWSRARAMGVTKIVSRNEFSARTKDLLEEVTGAAA encoded by the coding sequence GTGTCGGATCCCACCTCCGGGAAAACCATTCTGGTCGCCGTGACGGATATTTTTTTCTACACGAAGGTGCGCGATGCTTTGCTTCCGAGGGGTTATCGTCTCGAGCGGGCCAGGACTCAATCGGATGTCGCCGGCCAGGCGTCGGCGTCGAATCCGGCAGCGATCATTTTGAACATGAACGACCAGGTGCTCAACGCGTTTGAAGCTCTGGAGACGCTCAAGTCCAATCCTCGCCTGCAGGCCATCCCCATCCTTGCATTCGCGAATCACGAGGAGGTGGATACCTGGAGCCGCGCAAGAGCAATGGGCGTCACAAAAATCGTCTCTCGCAATGAATTTTCTGCCAGGACGAAGGATCTGCTGGAAGAAGTCACAGGAGCCGCTGCATGA
- the thiC gene encoding phosphomethylpyrimidine synthase ThiC: MSDHTQQNGSTRNGNSPGQSTLTTEPFPASKKVHVVGTRAGVRVPMREISLSPTRPMNGGTPLPNEPITVYDTSGPYTDPSATIDIRAGLAPTRHEWILSRGDVEQLSDVTSQYGQLRAADPKLADVRFQHIRKPLRAKPGLNVTQIHYARKGIVTPEMEFIAIRENQSREIARELASRNGHGGGTVQHPGQAWGAGMPKAMTPEFVRDEVARGRAIIPANINHPETEPMIIGRNFLVKINSNIGNSAVASSIEEEVEKMIWSIRWGADTVMDLSTGKNIHETREWIIRNSPVPIGTVPIYQALEKVGGKAEDLTWEIYRDTLIEQAEQGVDYFTIHAGVRLGYVPMTARRMTGIVSRGGSIHAKWCLAHHQENFAYTHFEDICEIMKAYDVSFSLGDGLRPGSIADANDEAQFAELETLGELTKIAWTHDVQVMIEGPGHVPMHMIQVNMEKQLKECQEAPFYTLGPLTTDIAPGYDHITSGIGAAMIGWYGCAMLCYVTPKEHLGLPDREDVKTGVVTYKIAAHAADLAKGHPGAQIRDNALSKARFEFRWEDQFHLSLDPDTAKQFHDETLPDNAAKVSHFCSMCGPHFCSMKITQDVREYAAAKRVREDQAIQIGMKEKAEEFKKTGAEIYR; this comes from the coding sequence ATGAGTGATCACACACAACAAAATGGTTCAACGCGTAACGGAAATTCTCCCGGACAGAGCACGCTAACCACCGAACCGTTTCCGGCATCGAAAAAGGTGCACGTCGTTGGGACGCGAGCCGGTGTGCGAGTCCCCATGCGTGAAATCAGCTTGAGTCCGACCCGCCCCATGAACGGCGGAACACCCCTTCCGAACGAGCCGATCACCGTATACGACACGTCAGGCCCCTACACCGATCCCTCGGCGACCATCGACATCAGGGCTGGGCTCGCCCCCACCAGGCACGAATGGATTCTTTCACGCGGCGATGTCGAGCAGCTCTCAGACGTGACCTCGCAGTACGGCCAGTTACGCGCGGCCGACCCGAAACTCGCAGACGTCCGTTTTCAGCACATTCGCAAACCGCTTCGCGCAAAACCAGGATTGAATGTCACTCAAATTCACTATGCGCGCAAAGGCATCGTGACTCCGGAAATGGAATTTATCGCCATCCGGGAAAACCAATCACGCGAGATAGCCCGCGAGCTTGCATCGAGAAACGGGCACGGCGGCGGGACGGTTCAACATCCCGGCCAGGCCTGGGGCGCCGGCATGCCGAAGGCGATGACGCCGGAGTTCGTCCGCGACGAAGTGGCGCGCGGCCGGGCGATCATTCCCGCCAATATCAATCATCCTGAAACCGAACCGATGATCATCGGCCGGAATTTTCTCGTGAAGATCAATTCGAACATCGGGAATTCGGCAGTCGCCTCATCCATCGAAGAAGAAGTCGAAAAGATGATCTGGTCCATCCGATGGGGCGCCGATACGGTCATGGATCTCTCGACGGGGAAGAACATTCACGAAACGCGGGAATGGATCATTCGCAACTCTCCGGTTCCCATCGGCACCGTACCTATTTATCAGGCTCTCGAAAAGGTGGGAGGGAAAGCGGAAGACCTGACCTGGGAGATCTATCGTGACACGTTGATCGAACAGGCAGAACAGGGAGTGGATTACTTCACCATCCATGCCGGTGTCCGCCTGGGCTATGTGCCGATGACGGCACGGCGAATGACCGGAATCGTCTCCCGAGGCGGATCCATCCATGCCAAGTGGTGCCTCGCGCATCATCAAGAAAACTTCGCCTATACACACTTCGAAGACATCTGTGAAATCATGAAAGCCTACGATGTGTCGTTCAGCCTCGGAGACGGATTGCGGCCCGGCTCGATCGCGGACGCCAACGATGAGGCGCAGTTCGCGGAACTCGAAACCCTGGGCGAATTGACCAAAATCGCCTGGACACATGACGTGCAGGTCATGATCGAGGGACCCGGCCATGTTCCCATGCACATGATCCAGGTCAACATGGAGAAACAGTTGAAAGAGTGCCAGGAGGCGCCGTTTTATACCCTCGGGCCTCTCACCACGGATATTGCACCGGGATACGATCACATCACATCAGGCATTGGCGCAGCGATGATCGGATGGTACGGCTGCGCCATGCTGTGCTACGTCACTCCGAAGGAACACCTGGGATTGCCCGACCGGGAAGACGTCAAGACTGGTGTCGTCACCTACAAAATCGCCGCGCACGCCGCCGACCTGGCCAAGGGTCATCCCGGCGCGCAGATCCGTGACAACGCCCTCTCGAAGGCTCGATTCGAGTTCCGATGGGAGGATCAGTTCCACCTGTCACTCGACCCGGACACGGCCAAACAATTTCACGATGAGACCCTTCCCGACAACGCGGCGAAGGTCTCGCACTTCTGCAGTATGTGCGGACCGCATTTCTGTTCCATGAAAATCACCCAGGACGTGCGTGAATATGCGGCCGCCAAGCGCGTTCGTGAAGACCAGGCGATCCAGATTGGCATGAAGGAAAAAGCGGAAGAATTCAAGAAAACCGGAGCGGAAATCTATCGGTAG